TGAGCGGGCACCCCACGGGACGGCCCGTCACGCTCCGCCTGTTGCTCAGCGCAGAGTTCCTGCCGCCTTTCAAGGCCCTGTTGCCCACTGACCCTTTCGACGACAGCTCAGAGGTCTGGCTGGACTTTGGGGTAGATGAGGCGCAACTGCGGGCGCTTGCTGACCAGATTCAGAGGCATCTCCAGCGCTTTCCGGTGCGTGTCGGCCTCAGACGGCCCTCTCTTCTCTGAGCAGACTGAACCCTTGAGCTTGCCCTACAGCGCGTTCAATCAGGACTGCCGAAGTACTCATCAACCCATTCGACAAGATCGTCGTCAATATCTGGGCGAGGAATAAGAAGGGCGTCGCGCGCCTTCAGACTCGTATTGCGCGTGAGGGCAAGCAACGCTGCGGACCGTTCGTCATCGTCTCCTTGGTGGTAAACCTGCCGCAAAGGTGCAACCAGCCGATCATCCGGAAAGAGCGCACTGAGTCCTGCAGCCTGATAACGGACACCGAGATGTGGGCTCTGGAGCGCAGTCACGAGGTGCGGCACGACTACCGATGCAGGCTGTGGAATAAAGGCGCAACAAACGAGTTGATAGACCCCGAAACCACTCTTGTCACCACAGGCTCTGAGGAGCAAAGGAAGACACTCAGGGTCAGGGTGAGCTTCAAAGTGCTTTCGCGCCTCGTCGAATTGAGTGAGGAGACTGCGCCCAAGCTCAGGGTAAAGGGCCAAGGCATCATCGGAGGGAAGGGGTTGGTGGGCGCGCAAGAACCTGAGGGCCTCGTCACGGGTCATCGACTCATCCTAATGGCGCTGGTCCCTCCAGCGCCGGCCATACGTGTGCGCGTGAGGGTGAGGAGAGCAATGCCCCCGTATCCCTTCTCTCCTCGCTTCTTCCCCTATACCAACCTGTCCCGCCCGGATCGCGCGTAACCCCTTTCCAAACCATCCGTTTCCATGCTCAGGGCGTGTTGGGGGTACTCCCTATCGGGAATCATGCGGATGCACTTGCTTAGGAAATCGGTGCGATGCCACTATCCCCGTTCCACTCCCAAGAGGTCTAGTAGGTGCGGAATATTGTTCTACTTGCCTTGTTTTTGTCAATTTCTGGCCGCTTCAGCTCCCATCAATTTGACCTCCTGAGGACAGAACTTGCTTAGGGAAGGTGTGAGAAGGGTGCAGTGGGGGCGGCACGCGAAGCGTTGAACTGAGCCGGGACGCTTAGGACCTTTTCCGTATCAAGGGCAGCATTGAAGGCCAAGACGCTGGCGGTGTAATCGGTGTTGGGGGCCAGCACCGATGAGGCGTAAGTGGCTGGGATGGTTCGGGTGAAGATGTAGGTGCCTGCGACGGTTTCTCCCCCATTAACGATCCGGGATGAGTAGACGACGGCATTATTGACGGACGGCCAGGTCACCCTGACTTGGGTGCCATTGTCGCTAACGGTGA
This sequence is a window from Deinococcus humi. Protein-coding genes within it:
- a CDS encoding WapI family immunity protein, producing MGGHCWERTDPALTTSELEGLAAWLLEVAQHAAVFGGWKHNRLSTRCFFTEPNLGVEALSGHPTGRPVTLRLLLSAEFLPPFKALLPTDPFDDSSEVWLDFGVDEAQLRALADQIQRHLQRFPVRVGLRRPSLL
- a CDS encoding HEAT repeat domain-containing protein, with translation MTRDEALRFLRAHQPLPSDDALALYPELGRSLLTQFDEARKHFEAHPDPECLPLLLRACGDKSGFGVYQLVCCAFIPQPASVVVPHLVTALQSPHLGVRYQAAGLSALFPDDRLVAPLRQVYHQGDDDERSAALLALTRNTSLKARDALLIPRPDIDDDLVEWVDEYFGSPD